In Andreesenia angusta, the following are encoded in one genomic region:
- a CDS encoding Rne/Rng family ribonuclease produces the protein MNKIIVDIGIKENRIAIIENDELAELYVEREDDKKLSGNIYKGRVVNVLPGMEAAFVDIGLQKNAFLYLKDAIPVELLKMGKKKVEELSIADVVKRGEEIVVQIVKEPFESKGARITRYLSVPGRYVVLMPFNSYIGVSRKISSDEERSRLKHLAEEILPKGMGCIIRTASGGISKEDLESDINFLVNTFEKLNTESKLKRPPSLLYRELDIIQRMARDYIDSSVDKIVVNDKDKYEEIKEITRLISPEYEQKVEYFDESHDIFGFLGVEKMIRNAINRVVRLENGGYIVIDETEALTSIDVNTGKFIGGRDLDDTVVQMNIEAAVEIAKQIRLRNIGGIIIIDFIDMKDKRNEESVIRALEEALKKDRTKTNVLGMTRLGLVEMTRKKSSSRLTSRLLRNCPYCDGNGKINSEEVVVTNIQNEVKRAYRNTNVEAIVFEINPLVNEYIKEKKHDFEGVLKENFNIEITLKENRDIFFDELKVVRMGSLDFVNAFIAEKYGSNS, from the coding sequence ATGAACAAGATCATCGTAGACATAGGGATAAAGGAAAACAGAATAGCTATAATAGAAAATGACGAACTAGCTGAACTATACGTGGAGAGGGAAGACGACAAGAAGCTGAGCGGGAACATATACAAAGGCAGGGTGGTAAATGTGCTTCCGGGAATGGAGGCGGCCTTTGTGGATATAGGGCTTCAAAAGAACGCCTTTCTCTACCTCAAGGATGCAATCCCTGTAGAACTACTGAAGATGGGAAAAAAGAAAGTTGAAGAGCTGTCTATAGCCGATGTAGTCAAAAGAGGCGAAGAAATAGTAGTTCAGATTGTAAAGGAGCCCTTTGAAAGCAAAGGGGCCAGGATTACAAGGTACTTGAGCGTGCCAGGCAGGTATGTGGTGCTCATGCCTTTCAACAGCTATATAGGTGTCTCTAGAAAGATAAGCTCCGATGAAGAGAGGTCGAGGCTTAAGCATCTTGCGGAAGAGATTCTTCCAAAGGGCATGGGATGCATAATCAGGACTGCGAGCGGCGGAATATCAAAAGAAGATCTGGAGTCGGATATAAACTTTCTTGTGAACACCTTTGAAAAGCTGAACACCGAGAGCAAACTGAAAAGACCTCCAAGCCTTCTCTACAGAGAGCTGGACATAATACAGAGGATGGCCAGAGACTATATAGACTCAAGCGTGGACAAGATAGTCGTAAACGACAAGGATAAGTACGAGGAGATAAAGGAGATAACAAGGCTGATATCTCCGGAGTACGAGCAAAAGGTGGAGTACTTTGACGAAAGCCACGACATATTCGGATTCTTGGGCGTGGAGAAGATGATAAGGAATGCCATAAACAGGGTTGTTAGGCTTGAAAACGGAGGCTATATAGTCATAGATGAGACAGAGGCGCTGACTTCCATAGACGTGAACACGGGGAAATTCATAGGAGGCAGAGATCTAGACGACACAGTGGTCCAGATGAACATAGAGGCCGCTGTGGAAATAGCCAAGCAGATAAGGCTTAGGAATATAGGCGGAATAATAATAATAGACTTCATAGATATGAAAGACAAGCGAAATGAGGAATCCGTTATAAGGGCACTTGAAGAGGCGCTTAAAAAAGACAGGACCAAGACAAATGTGCTGGGTATGACGAGGCTCGGGCTTGTGGAGATGACCAGAAAGAAGTCGAGCAGCAGGCTTACATCGAGGCTTCTCAGAAACTGCCCTTACTGCGATGGAAACGGAAAGATAAACTCCGAGGAAGTTGTGGTGACAAATATACAGAACGAAGTCAAGAGGGCGTACAGGAACACCAATGTGGAGGCCATAGTCTTCGAGATAAACCCGCTTGTGAATGAATATATAAAGGAAAAGAAGCACGACTTCGAAGGCGTGCTCAAAGAGAACTTCAACATAGAGATAACGCTGAAGGAAAACAGGGATATATTTTTTGACGAGTTGAAGGT